The following are encoded in a window of Rosa chinensis cultivar Old Blush chromosome 4, RchiOBHm-V2, whole genome shotgun sequence genomic DNA:
- the LOC112198005 gene encoding DNA topoisomerase 3-beta isoform X1 — MASNKVLMVAEKPSIAFSIANVLSSGQMSTRKASTDVHEFEGTFHGFHVQFKVTSVIGHVFSLDFPETYQNWTVTDPLDLFQAPVRKAEANPKAHIRRHLSQEARGFGNLVLWLDCDREGENICFEVIDCIGHTNETKRKIYRARFSSVTEKDILKAMDNLVEPNKDEALAVDARQEIDLKVGVAFTRFQTSFFQGKYGNLDARVISYGPCQTPTLGFCVQRYLQINTFKPEKFWSVRPYILQSGYELQLDWERNKLFDVDVAVMFQKLVMEDGIAEVTEISEKQESKGRPSGLNTVNLLKIASSALGFGPQMAMQVAERLYTQGFVSYPRTESTAYPSSFDFRGTLGAQVNNPVWGSYVQRLLTDGYQKPRSGTDAGDHPPVTPLRSATEDMLGNDAWRLYEYVCKHFIGTVSPDCKYVRTKAEFSIGGEFFHCVGQRVLVKGFTSIMPWLAVNEKNLPQFTKGEKIEVGRVDLHEGMTSPPEYLSESELISLMEKNGIGTDASISVHINNICERNYVQVQAGRKLVPTALGITLIRGYQCIDPDLCLPDIRSFIEQQITLVAKGQADHFCVVQHVLQQFRQKYSYFVKQIENMDALFEAQFSPLADSGRVLSKCGKCLRYMKHISTQPSRLYCNTCEEVYYLPQNGTIKLYKELTCPLDNFELLICSMPGPDGKSFSLCPYCYNSPPFEGIDTLFGAAKSGSSGKLGKGAGMPCFLCPHPTCRHSLISQGVCACPECSGTLVLDPVSAPKWRLCCNMCNFLVLLPQGAHQISTTPERCPECDSTIIEVDFNKKTTPLEDGATLYTGCILCDELLHSLVEMKYGKSFFRGSRGRGRGSRRGRGRGRGTGKMVDPKMSFRDF, encoded by the exons ATGGCTTCCAACAAAGTTCTCATG GTCGCCGAGAAGCCCAGCATAGCTTTTTCAATAGCCAACGTTCTCTCCAGCGGTCAA ATGTCTACCAGAAAGGCTAGCACGGACGTACATGAATTTGAAGGAACATTTCATGGATTCCATGTACAGTTTAAAGTGACATCAGTTATTGGGCATGTTTTCAG TCTAGATTTTCCAGAAACATATCAAAACTGGACAGTCACTGATCCTCTGGATCTTTTTCAAGCTCCAGTTCGCAAGGCAGAAGCAAATCCAAAG GCTCATATTCGCAGGCATTTAAGCCAAGAAGCTCGGGGTTTTGGTAACTTGGTTTTATGGCTGGATTGTGATCGTGAAGGAGAAAACATTTGTTTtgaag TTATTGATTGTATTGGCCACACAAATGAAACTAAAAGAAAGATTTATCGTGCACGATTTTCTTCCGTTACCGAGAAAGACATTTTGAAGGCCATGGACAACCTTGTTGAACCTAACAAAGATGAGGCATTGGCTGTAGATGCTCGACAAGAGATAGATTTGAAAGTCGGAGTTGCATTTACACGATTTCAAACAAGTTTTTTTCAGGGGAAATATGGAAATCTCGATGCCAGAGTTATCTC ctATGGGCCATGTCAAACTCCTACCCTTGGTTTTTGTGTACAGCGCTATTTGCAGATAAATACGTTTAAACCTGAAAAATTCTGGTCTGTACGCCCTTACATATTACAAAGTGGCTATGAACTTCAGCTAGACTGGGAGCGTAACAAATTGTTTGACGTCGAT GTTGCTGTGATGTTTCAAAAGTTAGTAATGGAAGATGGAATTGCAGAAGTGACTGAAATATCAGAAAAGCAGGAAAGCAAAGGTCGTCCTTCTGGTCTTAACACAGTGAATCTTCTAAAG ATTGCTTCAAGTGCACTAGGCTTTGGCCCACAAATGGCTATGCAAGTTGCTGAACGCTTGTATACTCAAGGCTTCGTCAG CTATCCGCGTACCGAGAGCACAGCCTATCCTTCTTCTTTTGACTTTAGAGGCACACTTGGGGCACAAGTAAATAACCCGGTATGGGGTAGTTATGTACAGAGGCTGCTCACTGACGGTTATCAAAAACCACGATCTGGGACAGATGCAGGTGATCATCCTCCTGTTACTCCATTGAGGTCTGCAACTGAGGATATGCTGGGAAACGATGCGTGGAGATTATACGAGTATGTCTGTAAACACTTCATAGGGACTGTATCTCCTGACTGCAAGTATGTAAG AACAAAGGCAGAATTTTCAATTGGTGGAGAGTTCTTCCATTGTGTAGGACAACGTGTTTTGGTGAAGGGATTTACTTCTATTATGCCATGGTTAGCAGTAAATGAGAAAAATCTTCCTCAATTTACAAAAGGCGAGAAAATAGAAGTTGGCAGAGTGGACCTTCATGAG GGTATGACCTCACCTCCAGAATATCTAAGTGAGAGTGAGCTAATTTCGCTTATGGAGAAGAATGGAATCGGCACGGATGCATCAATATCTGTTCATATTAACAACATATGTGAGCGCAATTATGTGCAG GTACAAGCTGGCAGGAAGTTGGTTCCAACTGCCTTAGGTATTACTCTAATAAGAGGCTATCAATGTATTGATCCAGATCTGTGTTTGCCAGATATCCGCAGTTTTATTGAGCAGCAGATTACTCTTGTTGCTAAGGGTCAAGCAGATCATTTTTGTGTTGTGCAGCATGTTCTACAACAGTTCCGACAAAAATACAGTTATTTTGTAAAGCAG ATTGAAAACATGGATGCATTATTTGAAGCTCAATTCTCTCCACTTGCTGACTCAGGACGAGTTCTCAGTAAATGTGGCAAATGTCTACGGTATATGAAGCACATTTCCACTCAACCTTCTCGTCTCTACTGTAATACATGCGAAGAGGTTTATTATCTTCCTCAGAATGGTACCATTAAG CTCTACAAGGAACTTACGTGCCCTCTGGATAACTTTGAGCTATTAATCTGCTCCATGCCTGGCCCAGATGGCAAGTCATTTTCTCTTTGCCCTTACTGCTACAATAGTCCTCCATTTGAAGGTATCGACACTCTCTTTGGAGCTGCAAAATCTGGTTCATCTGGCAAGCTGGGAAAGGGGGCTGGCATGCCATGCTTCCTTTGCCCACATCCCACATGTCGACATTCATTGATATCCCAAGGAGTTTGTGCTTGCCCTGAATGTAGTGGAACTCTTGTTCTAGACCCCGTAAGTGCTCCCAAGTGGCGACTATGTTGCAACATGTGCAATTTCCTTGTGCTCCTCCCCCAAGGGGCTCATCAAATCTCCACTACTCCAGAGCGGTGTCCTGAGTGTGACTCGACAATCATAGAAGTGGACTTTAATAAAAAGACAACACCCTTGGAAGATGGGGCGACCCTATATACTGGTTGTATTCTTTGTGATGAGTTACTCCATTCACTAGTGGAGATGAAGTACGGAAAGTCCTTTTTCAGAGGTTCAAGAGGAAGGGGTAGAGGATCAAGGAGAGGTAGGGGAAGAGGGCGGGGTACTGGGAAAATGGTGGATCCTAAAATGAGCTTCCGTGATTTTTGA
- the LOC112198005 gene encoding DNA topoisomerase 3-beta isoform X2 — protein sequence MFSDFPETYQNWTVTDPLDLFQAPVRKAEANPKAHIRRHLSQEARGFGNLVLWLDCDREGENICFEVIDCIGHTNETKRKIYRARFSSVTEKDILKAMDNLVEPNKDEALAVDARQEIDLKVGVAFTRFQTSFFQGKYGNLDARVISYGPCQTPTLGFCVQRYLQINTFKPEKFWSVRPYILQSGYELQLDWERNKLFDVDVAVMFQKLVMEDGIAEVTEISEKQESKGRPSGLNTVNLLKIASSALGFGPQMAMQVAERLYTQGFVSYPRTESTAYPSSFDFRGTLGAQVNNPVWGSYVQRLLTDGYQKPRSGTDAGDHPPVTPLRSATEDMLGNDAWRLYEYVCKHFIGTVSPDCKYVRTKAEFSIGGEFFHCVGQRVLVKGFTSIMPWLAVNEKNLPQFTKGEKIEVGRVDLHEGMTSPPEYLSESELISLMEKNGIGTDASISVHINNICERNYVQVQAGRKLVPTALGITLIRGYQCIDPDLCLPDIRSFIEQQITLVAKGQADHFCVVQHVLQQFRQKYSYFVKQIENMDALFEAQFSPLADSGRVLSKCGKCLRYMKHISTQPSRLYCNTCEEVYYLPQNGTIKLYKELTCPLDNFELLICSMPGPDGKSFSLCPYCYNSPPFEGIDTLFGAAKSGSSGKLGKGAGMPCFLCPHPTCRHSLISQGVCACPECSGTLVLDPVSAPKWRLCCNMCNFLVLLPQGAHQISTTPERCPECDSTIIEVDFNKKTTPLEDGATLYTGCILCDELLHSLVEMKYGKSFFRGSRGRGRGSRRGRGRGRGTGKMVDPKMSFRDF from the exons ATGTTTTCAG ATTTTCCAGAAACATATCAAAACTGGACAGTCACTGATCCTCTGGATCTTTTTCAAGCTCCAGTTCGCAAGGCAGAAGCAAATCCAAAG GCTCATATTCGCAGGCATTTAAGCCAAGAAGCTCGGGGTTTTGGTAACTTGGTTTTATGGCTGGATTGTGATCGTGAAGGAGAAAACATTTGTTTtgaag TTATTGATTGTATTGGCCACACAAATGAAACTAAAAGAAAGATTTATCGTGCACGATTTTCTTCCGTTACCGAGAAAGACATTTTGAAGGCCATGGACAACCTTGTTGAACCTAACAAAGATGAGGCATTGGCTGTAGATGCTCGACAAGAGATAGATTTGAAAGTCGGAGTTGCATTTACACGATTTCAAACAAGTTTTTTTCAGGGGAAATATGGAAATCTCGATGCCAGAGTTATCTC ctATGGGCCATGTCAAACTCCTACCCTTGGTTTTTGTGTACAGCGCTATTTGCAGATAAATACGTTTAAACCTGAAAAATTCTGGTCTGTACGCCCTTACATATTACAAAGTGGCTATGAACTTCAGCTAGACTGGGAGCGTAACAAATTGTTTGACGTCGAT GTTGCTGTGATGTTTCAAAAGTTAGTAATGGAAGATGGAATTGCAGAAGTGACTGAAATATCAGAAAAGCAGGAAAGCAAAGGTCGTCCTTCTGGTCTTAACACAGTGAATCTTCTAAAG ATTGCTTCAAGTGCACTAGGCTTTGGCCCACAAATGGCTATGCAAGTTGCTGAACGCTTGTATACTCAAGGCTTCGTCAG CTATCCGCGTACCGAGAGCACAGCCTATCCTTCTTCTTTTGACTTTAGAGGCACACTTGGGGCACAAGTAAATAACCCGGTATGGGGTAGTTATGTACAGAGGCTGCTCACTGACGGTTATCAAAAACCACGATCTGGGACAGATGCAGGTGATCATCCTCCTGTTACTCCATTGAGGTCTGCAACTGAGGATATGCTGGGAAACGATGCGTGGAGATTATACGAGTATGTCTGTAAACACTTCATAGGGACTGTATCTCCTGACTGCAAGTATGTAAG AACAAAGGCAGAATTTTCAATTGGTGGAGAGTTCTTCCATTGTGTAGGACAACGTGTTTTGGTGAAGGGATTTACTTCTATTATGCCATGGTTAGCAGTAAATGAGAAAAATCTTCCTCAATTTACAAAAGGCGAGAAAATAGAAGTTGGCAGAGTGGACCTTCATGAG GGTATGACCTCACCTCCAGAATATCTAAGTGAGAGTGAGCTAATTTCGCTTATGGAGAAGAATGGAATCGGCACGGATGCATCAATATCTGTTCATATTAACAACATATGTGAGCGCAATTATGTGCAG GTACAAGCTGGCAGGAAGTTGGTTCCAACTGCCTTAGGTATTACTCTAATAAGAGGCTATCAATGTATTGATCCAGATCTGTGTTTGCCAGATATCCGCAGTTTTATTGAGCAGCAGATTACTCTTGTTGCTAAGGGTCAAGCAGATCATTTTTGTGTTGTGCAGCATGTTCTACAACAGTTCCGACAAAAATACAGTTATTTTGTAAAGCAG ATTGAAAACATGGATGCATTATTTGAAGCTCAATTCTCTCCACTTGCTGACTCAGGACGAGTTCTCAGTAAATGTGGCAAATGTCTACGGTATATGAAGCACATTTCCACTCAACCTTCTCGTCTCTACTGTAATACATGCGAAGAGGTTTATTATCTTCCTCAGAATGGTACCATTAAG CTCTACAAGGAACTTACGTGCCCTCTGGATAACTTTGAGCTATTAATCTGCTCCATGCCTGGCCCAGATGGCAAGTCATTTTCTCTTTGCCCTTACTGCTACAATAGTCCTCCATTTGAAGGTATCGACACTCTCTTTGGAGCTGCAAAATCTGGTTCATCTGGCAAGCTGGGAAAGGGGGCTGGCATGCCATGCTTCCTTTGCCCACATCCCACATGTCGACATTCATTGATATCCCAAGGAGTTTGTGCTTGCCCTGAATGTAGTGGAACTCTTGTTCTAGACCCCGTAAGTGCTCCCAAGTGGCGACTATGTTGCAACATGTGCAATTTCCTTGTGCTCCTCCCCCAAGGGGCTCATCAAATCTCCACTACTCCAGAGCGGTGTCCTGAGTGTGACTCGACAATCATAGAAGTGGACTTTAATAAAAAGACAACACCCTTGGAAGATGGGGCGACCCTATATACTGGTTGTATTCTTTGTGATGAGTTACTCCATTCACTAGTGGAGATGAAGTACGGAAAGTCCTTTTTCAGAGGTTCAAGAGGAAGGGGTAGAGGATCAAGGAGAGGTAGGGGAAGAGGGCGGGGTACTGGGAAAATGGTGGATCCTAAAATGAGCTTCCGTGATTTTTGA
- the LOC112198005 gene encoding DNA topoisomerase 3-beta isoform X3: MDNLVEPNKDEALAVDARQEIDLKVGVAFTRFQTSFFQGKYGNLDARVISYGPCQTPTLGFCVQRYLQINTFKPEKFWSVRPYILQSGYELQLDWERNKLFDVDVAVMFQKLVMEDGIAEVTEISEKQESKGRPSGLNTVNLLKIASSALGFGPQMAMQVAERLYTQGFVSYPRTESTAYPSSFDFRGTLGAQVNNPVWGSYVQRLLTDGYQKPRSGTDAGDHPPVTPLRSATEDMLGNDAWRLYEYVCKHFIGTVSPDCKYVRTKAEFSIGGEFFHCVGQRVLVKGFTSIMPWLAVNEKNLPQFTKGEKIEVGRVDLHEGMTSPPEYLSESELISLMEKNGIGTDASISVHINNICERNYVQVQAGRKLVPTALGITLIRGYQCIDPDLCLPDIRSFIEQQITLVAKGQADHFCVVQHVLQQFRQKYSYFVKQIENMDALFEAQFSPLADSGRVLSKCGKCLRYMKHISTQPSRLYCNTCEEVYYLPQNGTIKLYKELTCPLDNFELLICSMPGPDGKSFSLCPYCYNSPPFEGIDTLFGAAKSGSSGKLGKGAGMPCFLCPHPTCRHSLISQGVCACPECSGTLVLDPVSAPKWRLCCNMCNFLVLLPQGAHQISTTPERCPECDSTIIEVDFNKKTTPLEDGATLYTGCILCDELLHSLVEMKYGKSFFRGSRGRGRGSRRGRGRGRGTGKMVDPKMSFRDF; this comes from the exons ATGGACAACCTTGTTGAACCTAACAAAGATGAGGCATTGGCTGTAGATGCTCGACAAGAGATAGATTTGAAAGTCGGAGTTGCATTTACACGATTTCAAACAAGTTTTTTTCAGGGGAAATATGGAAATCTCGATGCCAGAGTTATCTC ctATGGGCCATGTCAAACTCCTACCCTTGGTTTTTGTGTACAGCGCTATTTGCAGATAAATACGTTTAAACCTGAAAAATTCTGGTCTGTACGCCCTTACATATTACAAAGTGGCTATGAACTTCAGCTAGACTGGGAGCGTAACAAATTGTTTGACGTCGAT GTTGCTGTGATGTTTCAAAAGTTAGTAATGGAAGATGGAATTGCAGAAGTGACTGAAATATCAGAAAAGCAGGAAAGCAAAGGTCGTCCTTCTGGTCTTAACACAGTGAATCTTCTAAAG ATTGCTTCAAGTGCACTAGGCTTTGGCCCACAAATGGCTATGCAAGTTGCTGAACGCTTGTATACTCAAGGCTTCGTCAG CTATCCGCGTACCGAGAGCACAGCCTATCCTTCTTCTTTTGACTTTAGAGGCACACTTGGGGCACAAGTAAATAACCCGGTATGGGGTAGTTATGTACAGAGGCTGCTCACTGACGGTTATCAAAAACCACGATCTGGGACAGATGCAGGTGATCATCCTCCTGTTACTCCATTGAGGTCTGCAACTGAGGATATGCTGGGAAACGATGCGTGGAGATTATACGAGTATGTCTGTAAACACTTCATAGGGACTGTATCTCCTGACTGCAAGTATGTAAG AACAAAGGCAGAATTTTCAATTGGTGGAGAGTTCTTCCATTGTGTAGGACAACGTGTTTTGGTGAAGGGATTTACTTCTATTATGCCATGGTTAGCAGTAAATGAGAAAAATCTTCCTCAATTTACAAAAGGCGAGAAAATAGAAGTTGGCAGAGTGGACCTTCATGAG GGTATGACCTCACCTCCAGAATATCTAAGTGAGAGTGAGCTAATTTCGCTTATGGAGAAGAATGGAATCGGCACGGATGCATCAATATCTGTTCATATTAACAACATATGTGAGCGCAATTATGTGCAG GTACAAGCTGGCAGGAAGTTGGTTCCAACTGCCTTAGGTATTACTCTAATAAGAGGCTATCAATGTATTGATCCAGATCTGTGTTTGCCAGATATCCGCAGTTTTATTGAGCAGCAGATTACTCTTGTTGCTAAGGGTCAAGCAGATCATTTTTGTGTTGTGCAGCATGTTCTACAACAGTTCCGACAAAAATACAGTTATTTTGTAAAGCAG ATTGAAAACATGGATGCATTATTTGAAGCTCAATTCTCTCCACTTGCTGACTCAGGACGAGTTCTCAGTAAATGTGGCAAATGTCTACGGTATATGAAGCACATTTCCACTCAACCTTCTCGTCTCTACTGTAATACATGCGAAGAGGTTTATTATCTTCCTCAGAATGGTACCATTAAG CTCTACAAGGAACTTACGTGCCCTCTGGATAACTTTGAGCTATTAATCTGCTCCATGCCTGGCCCAGATGGCAAGTCATTTTCTCTTTGCCCTTACTGCTACAATAGTCCTCCATTTGAAGGTATCGACACTCTCTTTGGAGCTGCAAAATCTGGTTCATCTGGCAAGCTGGGAAAGGGGGCTGGCATGCCATGCTTCCTTTGCCCACATCCCACATGTCGACATTCATTGATATCCCAAGGAGTTTGTGCTTGCCCTGAATGTAGTGGAACTCTTGTTCTAGACCCCGTAAGTGCTCCCAAGTGGCGACTATGTTGCAACATGTGCAATTTCCTTGTGCTCCTCCCCCAAGGGGCTCATCAAATCTCCACTACTCCAGAGCGGTGTCCTGAGTGTGACTCGACAATCATAGAAGTGGACTTTAATAAAAAGACAACACCCTTGGAAGATGGGGCGACCCTATATACTGGTTGTATTCTTTGTGATGAGTTACTCCATTCACTAGTGGAGATGAAGTACGGAAAGTCCTTTTTCAGAGGTTCAAGAGGAAGGGGTAGAGGATCAAGGAGAGGTAGGGGAAGAGGGCGGGGTACTGGGAAAATGGTGGATCCTAAAATGAGCTTCCGTGATTTTTGA